GAGATTGTCGGGGCCGGCTTTTTCGGTCTTTGCCTCGTCCCAGCCATGTAAAACTATAGGAAAATCCTTTTCACTTGCTTTGACCGGGACAAGTACCACGCCTTCTGTATCGACGAGAAAGTTTCCTGAAGATAATTTCACGACCGCTGCCGGAACACGCTCGATCACGTTAACGCGAATCCCCGTCGGCAAATTTCTCGATACCGACGCCGACTTAACGAACGGGAATTTCTCGATCTTGGCCTTGAGATCCGCAAGGTCGGCATTCCAAACGCCAGGCTTTTCGACCGAGGACGTGACGAGTTTCGCTATGTCATCTTTTGGAGTACGTTCGACGCCACGGATCTCGACGCTGCGCAAACTAAAAAATGACGATGCGGTAGCCGATTGAAAACCCGAAAAGCCCATGAATATAAGACCGCCGGCCAGCAAACTTAGAAGTATCAACG
This sequence is a window from Acidobacteriota bacterium. Protein-coding genes within it:
- a CDS encoding FtsQ-type POTRA domain-containing protein; this encodes MPKKKKTVSRSRASSVRVKGSRSRSGNTPRLGKYVLPLILLSLLAGGLIFMGFSGFQSATASSFFSLRSVEIRGVERTPKDDIAKLVTSSVEKPGVWNADLADLKAKIEKFPFVKSASVSRNLPTGIRVNVIERVPAAVVKLSSGNFLVDTEGVVLVPVKASEKDFPIVLHGWDEAKTEKAGPDNLARLKIYKKMLDESKQFDVTARVKEFNLANLREPVAVVEDSGRTINVSLARDSLGKSLKTAIEALTGKGTRIKSVDSGGVHPIIQYLDF